A single window of Onychostoma macrolepis isolate SWU-2019 chromosome 16, ASM1243209v1, whole genome shotgun sequence DNA harbors:
- the clec3ba gene encoding fasciculation and elongation protein zeta-2 isoform X3: protein MPVDWSQSTARSLHLSTLSIEDRPRMQSVNLDLSDDEDLREQMDLHSIIVSCISEEPLLTAEQVIEELEELMQDSPEMESERIAPHSELSFISQKSQRSHSSQIHEERVRLMSALELNGELEDVETAIRGYSEELIQHLAIRDELEFEKEVKNSFISVLIDVQNRQKVHREMLRKKRKVKNTSGSERLPSSRFSVEGISTAIQNGFRHTFGNVGGKKQYVTTVIPYERKDGPPSLQDLQIFTKILEAMRDDSDKVPSLLTDYILKESNSAAIEELKKQIEQIVQDLNLLKEQQALQTVCLKGIKIPGKCFLVDTTKKSFHAANDECIAKGGTLSSPLSGDENDQLYDYVRQTVGPEGHIWLGVNDILKEGEWTDQTGSPIRFKNWESEITHQPDGGRGQNCAILSSTANGKWFDEDCRGEKASVCQFNIV, encoded by the exons ATGCCGGTGGACTGGAGTCAGTCTACAGCTCGCTCACTTCACCTCTCTACGCTGAGCATCGAGGACCGACCG CGGATGCAGAGTGTGAACCTGGACCTGTCTGACGACGAGGACCTGAGGGAGCAGATGGACTTGCACTCCATCATCGTGTCCTGCATCAGTGAGGAACCGCTGCTCACTGCTGAACAG GTGATTGAGGAGCTAGAGGAGCTCATGCAGGACTCCCCAGAGATGGAATCGGAGCGGATCGCTCCACACTCAGAGCTCTCCTTCATCTCTCAGAAGAGCCAGAGATCTCACAGCAGCCAGATCCACGAGGAGC GAGTGAGGCTGATGTCTGCGCTGGAGCTGAACGGCGAGCTGGAGGACGTGGAGACGGCCATACGCGGCTATTCAGAGGAGCtcatccagcacctggccatcAGGGACGAGCTGGAGTTTGAGAAGGAGGTGAAGAACAGCTTCATCTCGGTTCTCATAGACGTACAGAACCGGCAGAAGGTCCACCGAGAGATGCTGAGAAAGAAGAGGAAAGTGAAGAACACGTCTGGGTCAGAGAGGCTGCCGTCTTCT CGCTTCAGCGTGGAGGGAATCTCTACTGCTATTCAGAATGGCTTTCGCCACACTTTTGGGAATGTGGGCGGGAAGAAACAG TATGTAACAACAGTCATCCCTTACGAGAGGAAAGACGGACCACCATCACTCCAAGACCTTCAGATTTTTACCAAAA TTTTAGAAGCCATGAGAGATGACAGCGATAAAGTCCCAAGCCTCCTCACAGACTACATCCTCAAAG AGTCGAACAGTGCTGCTATCGAGGAGCTGAAGAAACAGATTGAGCAGATTGTGCAGGATCTGAATCTGCTCAAGGAACAACAAGCTTTACAAACAG TTTGCTTAAAAGGCATTAAGATCCCAGGCAAGTGTTTTCTCGTGGACACGACGAAGAAGAGCTTTCACGCCGCCAACGATGAGTGCATTGCTAAAGGAGGAACGCTCAGCAGCCCTCTTTCTGGCGACGAGAACGACCAGCTGTACGATTATGTGCGGCAGACCGTCGGGCCAGAAGGGCACATCTGGTTGGGTGTGAATGACATACTAAAGGAGGGCGAGTGGACCGACCAGACGGGCTCACCGATACGCTTCAAGAACTGGGAATCAGAGATCACCCATCAGCCCGATGGAGGCCGCGGCCAGAACTGTGCCATCCTGTCCAGCACGGCCAACGGGAAGTGGTTCGACGAGGACTGCCGTGGAGAAAAGGCGTCTGTCTGCCAGTTCAACATCGTCTAA
- the clec3ba gene encoding tetranectin isoform X4 encodes MQPRRPEKRLVALLKTLVNENHLLRSSRWAGSLQLSTSECFVSQTHLASRSVRKMDFRAVKFLFCVICLVRCSPEQSSTKKKNGKKESNSAAIEELKKQIEQIVQDLNLLKEQQALQTVCLKGIKIPGKCFLVDTTKKSFHAANDECIAKGGTLSSPLSGDENDQLYDYVRQTVGPEGHIWLGVNDILKEGEWTDQTGSPIRFKNWESEITHQPDGGRGQNCAILSSTANGKWFDEDCRGEKASVCQFNIV; translated from the exons ATGCAGCCCAGAAGGCCAGAAAAAAGGCTTGTTGCTCTGTTGAAGACGCTGGTAAATGAGAATCATCTGTTACGCAGCTCACGATGGGCAGGTTCACTTCAGCTCAGCACATCAGAGTGCTTCGTGTCTCAAACGCATCTAGCTTCACGTTCAGTGAGGAAGATGGATTTCAGAGCTGTGaagtttcttttttgtgtgatttgtcTGGTGCGCTGCAGCCCGGAGCAGAGCTCCACAAAGAAAAAGAATGGCAAAAAAG AGTCGAACAGTGCTGCTATCGAGGAGCTGAAGAAACAGATTGAGCAGATTGTGCAGGATCTGAATCTGCTCAAGGAACAACAAGCTTTACAAACAG TTTGCTTAAAAGGCATTAAGATCCCAGGCAAGTGTTTTCTCGTGGACACGACGAAGAAGAGCTTTCACGCCGCCAACGATGAGTGCATTGCTAAAGGAGGAACGCTCAGCAGCCCTCTTTCTGGCGACGAGAACGACCAGCTGTACGATTATGTGCGGCAGACCGTCGGGCCAGAAGGGCACATCTGGTTGGGTGTGAATGACATACTAAAGGAGGGCGAGTGGACCGACCAGACGGGCTCACCGATACGCTTCAAGAACTGGGAATCAGAGATCACCCATCAGCCCGATGGAGGCCGCGGCCAGAACTGTGCCATCCTGTCCAGCACGGCCAACGGGAAGTGGTTCGACGAGGACTGCCGTGGAGAAAAGGCGTCTGTCTGCCAGTTCAACATCGTCTAA